One part of the Bdellovibrio sp. KM01 genome encodes these proteins:
- a CDS encoding GNAT family N-acetyltransferase has protein sequence MKLQIRKAVKSDVPAILNFIKLLAEYEKLSHEVIATLKLLEEQIFGDKSPVQVLIAELDAKPVGFALYFYNFSTFLGRKGIYLEDLFVLPDTRGQGVGKSLLQALAAQAVAEGCGRVEWSVLDWNKPAIDFYKSIGAGPMDEWTVYRLTGENLKAFASGAK, from the coding sequence ATGAAACTCCAAATTCGCAAAGCTGTAAAATCTGACGTTCCAGCAATTTTAAATTTCATCAAACTGTTGGCGGAATATGAAAAGCTGTCCCACGAAGTTATCGCGACACTAAAACTTCTTGAAGAACAAATCTTTGGTGATAAATCTCCAGTACAAGTTCTGATTGCAGAACTTGATGCTAAGCCTGTGGGCTTCGCCCTGTATTTCTATAACTTCAGCACCTTCTTGGGTCGCAAAGGAATTTATCTGGAGGATCTGTTTGTTCTGCCAGATACACGCGGGCAGGGTGTGGGTAAAAGCCTGCTTCAAGCTCTGGCGGCACAAGCCGTGGCTGAAGGCTGTGGACGTGTCGAATGGTCCGTCCTTGATTGGAACAAGCCTGCCATTGATTTCTATAAATCTATCGGTGCAGGTCCCATGGATGAATGGACCGTGTATCGCCTGACCGGCGAAAACCTAAAAGCCTTTGCAAGTGGAGCCAAATAA
- a CDS encoding DUF3108 domain-containing protein, with the protein MEGLLVNKCSLLAGIVVLSLLTACSTSFLKYEKQDQLKKIDEFEKAVKIEEPSAPAETSEATSATKPAEVAKRESAAPAKSSKDSKSAKVTAPSPLIKDAKKAPAKTKKGSKVAAAPAAVESTRRQPEIEDDAGFNGRRPVVDPFRVGEEVVHNVSYFKMSAGELRFKTLPMATVNGRKSYKHNIAIKTISLFASVYTVEDSVDIFMDYETVTPTVFELHVKESGQLREAKMLFDSVNKMATYWEKKVTKQDGEEEKREQWELEEYAQNVYSAIFYMRMFQWEIGKEYAFRVSNDKENLVFSGKAIRKEVLDTELGPMKAIVMQPNITLKGKFKPIGENLIWLSDDEHKYILRIEAKIKIGTLVSEVVSIKPGKAP; encoded by the coding sequence ATGGAAGGACTTTTAGTGAATAAGTGTTCGTTGCTTGCAGGCATTGTTGTACTTTCTCTTTTGACTGCGTGTTCGACTTCGTTTTTGAAGTACGAAAAGCAAGATCAATTAAAAAAGATCGACGAATTCGAAAAAGCCGTAAAAATTGAAGAGCCTTCTGCGCCGGCTGAAACTAGCGAAGCGACTTCTGCGACAAAACCTGCCGAAGTTGCAAAACGTGAATCGGCAGCACCGGCGAAATCTTCCAAAGACTCTAAGTCTGCGAAAGTGACAGCACCTTCGCCTTTAATTAAAGACGCAAAAAAGGCTCCAGCCAAAACCAAAAAAGGTTCTAAGGTGGCAGCGGCACCAGCGGCTGTTGAATCCACTCGTCGTCAGCCGGAAATCGAAGACGATGCAGGATTTAATGGTCGTCGTCCTGTGGTCGATCCGTTCCGCGTGGGTGAGGAAGTTGTTCATAACGTTTCTTACTTTAAAATGTCAGCGGGGGAGTTGCGTTTTAAAACTTTACCGATGGCCACAGTAAACGGTCGTAAATCTTATAAGCACAATATCGCGATTAAAACTATCTCTTTGTTCGCATCCGTTTATACAGTGGAAGATAGCGTGGATATTTTCATGGATTACGAAACTGTGACACCAACAGTGTTTGAGCTTCACGTGAAAGAATCCGGTCAGTTGCGCGAAGCTAAGATGCTTTTTGATAGCGTTAATAAGATGGCGACTTACTGGGAAAAGAAAGTCACCAAGCAAGACGGCGAAGAAGAAAAAAGAGAACAGTGGGAGCTTGAGGAGTACGCGCAAAACGTTTACAGCGCGATCTTTTATATGCGCATGTTCCAATGGGAAATCGGTAAAGAGTACGCTTTCCGTGTTTCCAACGATAAAGAAAACCTGGTCTTCTCTGGTAAAGCTATTCGTAAAGAAGTTTTGGATACAGAGTTAGGTCCGATGAAAGCCATCGTGATGCAGCCAAATATCACTCTTAAAGGAAAGTTTAAACCGATCGGTGAAAACTTGATCTGGCTTTCTGATGACGAGCACAAGTACATCTTGCGTATCGAAGCTAAAATCAAAATCGGAACTTTAGTTTCTGAAGTCGTTTCAATTAAACCAGGAAAGGCTCCTTAG
- a CDS encoding lysophospholipid acyltransferase family protein, producing MRLLVSFLAKIGIFFSSILPRKVQRLSGSWIGFLWWDVFGFRKKIVLGNLHIAYPEWTEEQRKKVGRESVYQLGYNFGEFFFIPNMTRQWVDQNVVFEGLENYEKAKALGKGFFYLTLHLGNGDLAANALSVIGQDISIITKRFKTQWFNDLWFSIRGAGGVKYIDAHGPTNAFDILKALKRNSGLVFVLDQYMGKPFGVATTFFGKRTGTAYGLALFAQKTKAPVLPIYTYEGNDGKVHVVIEPAMDLSVSIVEDKDQSIVNLTQSFSDKLEEIVRKHPEQWMWVHRRWKDF from the coding sequence ATGAGATTATTGGTCAGCTTTTTAGCTAAAATCGGAATATTCTTTAGCAGTATTTTGCCGCGGAAAGTTCAAAGACTTTCGGGTTCTTGGATTGGCTTTCTGTGGTGGGACGTCTTTGGATTTCGCAAAAAAATCGTGCTCGGTAATTTGCACATTGCCTATCCTGAGTGGACCGAGGAACAACGCAAAAAAGTCGGTCGCGAATCAGTTTACCAATTGGGTTATAACTTTGGGGAATTCTTTTTTATTCCCAACATGACCCGCCAATGGGTTGATCAGAATGTGGTTTTTGAAGGTCTGGAAAACTATGAAAAGGCCAAAGCCCTGGGTAAAGGATTCTTTTATCTGACTTTGCATCTGGGGAACGGGGATTTGGCGGCGAACGCATTATCCGTTATCGGCCAGGATATCAGCATTATTACCAAACGTTTTAAAACCCAGTGGTTCAATGACCTTTGGTTTTCCATTCGCGGTGCGGGTGGTGTGAAGTACATAGATGCCCATGGGCCAACGAATGCTTTTGATATTCTGAAAGCACTTAAACGCAACTCAGGCCTTGTATTCGTTCTAGATCAATACATGGGAAAACCCTTTGGTGTAGCAACGACGTTTTTTGGGAAGCGCACGGGTACAGCCTATGGTCTGGCTTTGTTTGCGCAGAAAACCAAAGCACCGGTTCTGCCTATCTACACCTACGAGGGAAATGATGGGAAAGTTCATGTCGTCATCGAGCCAGCTATGGACTTGAGCGTCTCTATCGTTGAAGATAAGGACCAGAGCATTGTGAATCTGACACAGTCTTTTTCTGATAAATTGGAAGAGATCGTGCGAAAACATCCTGAACAATGGATGTGGGTTCATAGACGATGGAAGGACTTTTAG
- the lpxK gene encoding tetraacyldisaccharide 4'-kinase, with protein MKPYLKPLSYLYERVVSIKNSMYDRGMIGAYKAPVKVISIGNLTVGGTGKTPITDFCLKALVRDGKRVAVVSRSYRADASASVRVDVTHPHAARYYGDEPVLLAQANPEVTVFVGDSKWRTAEYSTRNHGPFDVIVVDDGFQHRKLHRDFNIVILDATEPWANYQVVPEGRGRESWDGLQRADLILFTKCNLADEQSLKQVQSHLPPGKEVLYFGYDIVDIHNGELTLPTETLRGKKLFLVSAIARPDVFEKMMRTYGEISKKSLHYRDHHQYSNEDAQKIAAEFGKSGCDYLVTTSKDAVKLRRLLQDPKLLWSTNLQVEEFGDKGRLHEIIGQLFS; from the coding sequence ATGAAGCCCTATTTGAAACCGCTTTCTTATCTTTACGAACGAGTCGTGAGTATTAAGAACTCAATGTACGATCGTGGAATGATCGGTGCATACAAAGCGCCGGTGAAAGTGATCAGTATTGGAAATTTGACAGTGGGCGGGACGGGGAAAACTCCGATCACGGATTTCTGTTTAAAAGCTTTGGTGCGAGATGGAAAAAGAGTCGCCGTGGTCAGTCGTTCTTATCGCGCAGATGCCTCGGCTTCTGTGCGTGTGGATGTCACTCATCCCCATGCGGCCCGCTATTACGGTGATGAGCCGGTATTGCTTGCACAGGCCAATCCCGAAGTGACAGTCTTTGTTGGAGACAGCAAGTGGCGTACGGCAGAGTACTCAACCAGAAATCATGGGCCTTTTGATGTGATCGTGGTCGATGATGGTTTTCAGCATCGTAAACTTCACCGTGATTTTAATATCGTGATTCTGGATGCAACAGAACCTTGGGCGAACTATCAAGTTGTTCCTGAAGGTCGCGGTCGTGAATCCTGGGATGGGTTGCAACGTGCCGATTTAATTTTGTTCACAAAGTGCAATCTTGCAGACGAGCAGAGTTTAAAGCAGGTGCAAAGTCATTTGCCTCCGGGTAAAGAAGTTTTGTATTTCGGTTATGACATTGTCGATATCCATAACGGAGAGCTGACTCTGCCGACGGAAACTTTGCGTGGAAAAAAACTTTTCCTGGTCTCTGCCATCGCTCGCCCCGACGTGTTTGAAAAGATGATGCGTACTTACGGTGAGATCTCAAAAAAGAGTCTGCATTATCGTGACCATCACCAGTATTCAAATGAAGATGCACAAAAGATTGCCGCTGAATTTGGCAAGTCCGGCTGCGACTACTTAGTGACGACTTCCAAAGATGCCGTCAAACTTCGTCGACTTTTGCAGGATCCTAAACTGCTTTGGAGCACCAATCTTCAGGTGGAAGAATTCGGAGACAAAGGACGTCTGCATGAGATTATTGGTCAGCTTTTTAGCTAA
- the lpxB gene encoding lipid-A-disaccharide synthase, with amino-acid sequence MDQVLFVAAEASSVTYAQRILETWKKQGRKIHAFGVGSQDMENLGFERLGKSEEMAVVGAAEIIAAYKPLKAVFDSLVREAEKRRPKVAVVMDYPEFNLMLAKKLHAMGIPVVYYISPQVWAWRKGRVHTIKKYCKKVFVLFPFEVPFYEEHGVPVDFVGHPLLDELDERLIDDPSYLKIHRNQVGIRDDEIVLGLMPGSRRLELKQHFQIQLDAARILSKKHPNLKIVILTAPTFSKEKMQDYLEDFRLPYILLKDEPFRMIHLVDMMLVASGTATLQVGLLQKPMVIMYKMKWLTGIFARLLVRGTKYYGLVNLILGKEAVPERFQGDVTAENMAALLDRYITDAAYKASVKKDLASLRSHLGDKGATNRVVKALDEYLTV; translated from the coding sequence CCAGCGTCACTTATGCTCAAAGAATTCTTGAGACCTGGAAAAAGCAGGGTCGTAAGATCCATGCTTTTGGTGTCGGCAGTCAGGACATGGAAAACCTGGGCTTTGAACGCCTGGGTAAATCCGAAGAGATGGCCGTGGTGGGTGCTGCTGAAATTATCGCAGCCTACAAGCCTCTGAAAGCGGTTTTTGACAGCTTGGTTCGCGAAGCTGAAAAGCGTCGCCCTAAAGTGGCCGTGGTTATGGATTATCCGGAATTCAATCTGATGCTTGCTAAGAAATTGCACGCCATGGGGATTCCGGTTGTTTATTATATTTCTCCACAAGTCTGGGCATGGCGTAAAGGCCGTGTTCACACGATTAAAAAATACTGCAAAAAAGTTTTCGTTCTTTTCCCGTTCGAAGTTCCTTTTTACGAAGAGCATGGTGTACCGGTGGATTTCGTGGGCCATCCATTATTGGATGAGTTGGACGAACGCCTGATTGATGATCCGTCTTATCTTAAGATTCATCGCAATCAAGTTGGTATCCGTGACGATGAAATCGTTTTGGGTCTGATGCCGGGCAGCCGTCGTCTGGAACTTAAACAGCATTTCCAAATTCAATTGGATGCCGCACGTATTTTATCCAAGAAACATCCGAATTTAAAAATTGTCATCCTGACAGCTCCGACGTTCTCGAAAGAGAAAATGCAGGACTATCTGGAAGACTTCCGCCTGCCATACATTCTTTTGAAGGATGAACCCTTCCGCATGATCCATTTGGTGGATATGATGCTTGTTGCTTCGGGAACAGCGACGTTGCAGGTCGGACTTTTGCAAAAACCGATGGTCATCATGTACAAAATGAAGTGGTTGACCGGAATCTTTGCACGTCTTTTGGTTCGTGGAACCAAGTACTATGGTCTTGTGAATTTGATTTTGGGCAAAGAAGCAGTTCCGGAACGATTCCAGGGTGATGTGACTGCGGAAAATATGGCGGCCTTATTGGATCGTTATATTACCGATGCAGCTTACAAAGCTTCTGTAAAAAAAGATCTCGCGTCCCTGCGCTCTCATTTGGGTGATAAAGGTGCCACCAACCGCGTGGTCAAAGCATTGGATGAGTATCTGACAGTATGA